A region of Desulfobacterales bacterium DNA encodes the following proteins:
- a CDS encoding ABC transporter permease: protein MIKGLLAIYLRELFILKRRLLRQIPSWSISPILYLIAFGYAMGKYVTIGNRSYMEFLIPGIAAMSSMTQAFAISSEINISRFYWHIFEEFQSAPISNFSYVAGEVLAGITRSFLAVLMIIIIGFSFGIILSYNVLFWLAIFLNSFIFASLAVGLAMIVKSHSDQAMLNSFIITPMAFLGGTFFPIDRLPQWAQKVIYFLPLTHASKAIRSAAFEENPNLSSYFILAIIGIIFFFMAVKSVTITRE from the coding sequence ATGATAAAAGGATTGTTAGCGATTTATTTAAGAGAACTATTTATATTAAAACGTCGTTTACTAAGGCAAATCCCATCATGGTCAATCTCTCCGATACTTTATCTTATTGCTTTTGGTTATGCTATGGGAAAATATGTTACTATTGGAAATCGAAGTTATATGGAATTTTTAATCCCAGGTATTGCTGCAATGAGCAGCATGACACAAGCTTTTGCTATTTCCAGCGAAATAAATATTTCCAGATTTTATTGGCATATATTTGAAGAATTTCAGTCCGCTCCTATCAGCAATTTTTCTTATGTTGCTGGGGAAGTTTTAGCAGGTATAACTCGTTCTTTTTTAGCAGTCTTAATGATAATCATAATTGGTTTTTCCTTTGGGATAATTCTTTCATATAATGTATTGTTCTGGCTCGCTATATTTTTAAATAGCTTTATTTTTGCTTCCCTTGCTGTTGGGCTTGCAATGATAGTAAAATCTCACTCTGACCAAGCTATGTTGAATAGTTTTATCATAACCCCAATGGCATTTCTTGGAGGAACTTTTTTCCCAATTGATAGGCTTCCCCAATGGGCTCAAAAAGTTATTTATTTCCTTCCACTTACCCATGCGTCAAAAGCTATTAGATCTGCGGCATTTGAAGAAAATCCTAATTTATCATCTTATTTTATTTTAGCTATCATCGGGATTATATTTTTCTTTATGGCTGTTAAATCTGTTACTATAACAAGAGAGTAA
- a CDS encoding ATP-binding cassette domain-containing protein, whose protein sequence is MIKIDNLTKYYKKFHALKGINLEVQKGELFAYLGPNGAGKTTTISILTGLASATSGTAFLNGFDIKKESLMAKRQYGFVPQSINLDRDLSVYENLFIHGLLYGMSIVNIKKKIDALLEYVDIIDRKKSIVKDLSGGMKRRVMIARALMHEPVILFLDEPTVGLDANIRRKIWALIKKIQQKSATIFLTTHYIEEAEFLAQRVAFLNEGTIVSIDNPQNFIEKQGTWAIDRVISDNIETIYFKTREDANHYNSCQDECFTLRRVNLEDAFLALTGKKVQ, encoded by the coding sequence ATGATTAAAATTGATAATTTAACAAAATACTATAAAAAATTCCATGCATTAAAAGGCATTAATCTTGAAGTTCAAAAAGGTGAATTATTCGCATATCTTGGACCTAATGGAGCTGGGAAAACAACTACTATAAGCATTCTTACCGGCCTTGCATCTGCAACATCAGGAACCGCATTTTTAAACGGTTTTGATATTAAAAAAGAAAGTTTAATGGCTAAAAGACAATATGGATTCGTGCCCCAATCCATTAATTTAGACAGAGACCTTTCTGTATATGAGAATCTATTTATACACGGTCTTCTTTACGGCATGTCAATAGTTAATATTAAAAAAAAAATTGATGCTCTTCTTGAATATGTTGATATTATTGATCGAAAAAAAAGCATAGTAAAAGATTTGTCAGGAGGGATGAAGCGGCGCGTTATGATTGCAAGAGCTTTAATGCACGAGCCTGTTATTCTTTTTTTAGATGAACCTACAGTTGGACTTGACGCCAATATAAGAAGAAAAATTTGGGCACTTATAAAAAAAATACAGCAAAAAAGCGCTACAATTTTTTTAACTACTCACTATATTGAAGAAGCTGAATTTCTCGCTCAAAGAGTTGCTTTTTTGAACGAAGGAACTATTGTAAGCATCGATAATCCTCAAAATTTTATAGAAAAACAAGGGACATGGGCTATAGACCGAGTAATAAGTGATAATATTGAAACAATCTATTTTAAAACAAGAGAAGATGCAAATCATTATAATTCATGTCAAGATGAATGCTTTACCCTAAGACGGGTGAATTTAGAAGATGCTTTTCTTGCACTAACAGGAAAAAAAGTTCAATGA